TAGGGCGCAGAATCATATCTCCATACACCTCCTCGAAATTGATCATATCCGCTTCATTCGCCGAATCAGATGAATTCTCAGTATTGGTATACATAATAAACTCCATTATCTCTCAGACAATCCTGTAAAAGGGTATTGCCATTCAGTAAATAAGAAAAATCGTATTTTACAACATGCCACATACGCCCTCAGACCCGGATACACCAAAAGCTGCCATCAGGCACGACCCGGCGCATTCAGATATGGCACGGACGCCCTGACGTGTGTTATTCCTCGCACTCGCCTGTTTCTGATTCGAGTTGGGCGGCCCGATGACAGATGGCAGTCAATAGACCGGATTCAAATGCAGATTCAAGCGCCCCCTCACAGAACCGCTCCTGCCGGATGACCACCGTCAGGAGGCGGGAGAGCTGGTCCGGCGTGGCACAGGCCATGCAACGGGGGTCATCACGCAATCCTTCCGCTTCCGCCGTGTGTACCCAGTCGGGCCCGTTGAAATCTGTATTGACCCAGCCATGGGTATAGGCCATCCGGACAAAAGCATCGGCATCATCCGAGAAACAGAAATCTGGCATCGTCATAACGTCGGGCTTTACTTATTTTGATTCAGCCCATTCTCCGAATGTGAAGCCCGCGTCTTCAAACTTCTGCAGAAAGAGAGCAAGTTCATGGAGGCGCTCTTTTAGTGTGGCCAATGGCAATGAGTCTGTTTTTATCATCAGTTATATAGCTCCTCATATTCCCTCAATTCAGGCACATAAAAATACGGGGAAAACGTGAATAAATTATTCCCGGATTTGAAAGCAGTGCACCAGAGAGAAGAGTGGATTGACAATCCGGGCAGACGGAAATCCCATCACGTGTCCGCACCCGTGAGGAAAAACAGATCTCCACCATATACGAAATATCTATGATATAACCTGTGATTCACAGAGAACACTTTTAAGCAAGAGTACTAGTATTTATATCATAGTGACAGGGAATGCAGGCAATGGAGTATCACCATCTGTGGGGGAGTGATCCCGATGACGCATAGAAGGATTTTTTATTCTACATTATTAATAGTGATAGAGTGAGCGGTAACATCCGTGTGGCCGCCACCATGATACGGGGGATAAAAAACGGTATCACCGCAATTAAAGAAACCGACAGGCGAAAACGGGCCAAAAACTGAATGTACCAAATAATCGATGAACTCCGCCGGTTCAATACTATCGCTGTCGAGCGGGAACTGTGGATAATCGGATTATAATGCGAGACAAACACCCTCTGGGAACAGGTTGGGAAATAGGGGAAAATACCGGATTAAAGGATGAGAACGGATCTGAAAAAAGTTATTACAGTGGTGAGGAGAGTGTACGGGACAGATCTCTCGTGCTTTGACGAATCGATCCTTTCCAAATCGCTTCAAACCCGGCGTACCGAGACCTCGTCTGGAACAGTTGATGACTATTGTGAGTATTTGTCAGAACATCAGGAGGAGGCAGACACACTCTCCCGCTCCCTACAGAACGCCCACAGCGAATTCTTCAGAAACCCCCTCACCTTTGCCCTGCTAGAATCCCTTGTACTACCCTCCCTTTTGATGGAACGGCAGGGGGCAGAGAAGGGCGGCATCCGGATCTGGTCTGCCGGGTGCGCCGCCGGTGAAGAGGCGTATTCGATCGCAATCCTGCTCAGTGAACGAGCCATGGCATCAGAACAGCCCGTCCCATACCAGATATTTGCCACCGACATCTCAGAAGATGAACTCGCACATGCAAAAATCGGGGAATACGATGCGGCAAAGGTGCAGAATGTACGCCTGAAGCATCTTCACACCTACTTCCATTCACACGGGGATACCTATACGGTCATCCCGCGACTTCGGGACCATATCGATTTTTCCCGGTACGACCTGCTGGACGAGCACTCCAGCAGCCCCCCGACGAGCATCTACGGGAATTTTGATCTTATCATATGCGCCAACCTGCTCTTTTATTATCGGCCGGAAGTCCGGCAGTACATTCTGAACAAACTACACCGATCTCTGGTCCCGGGAGGGTATCTCGTAACCGGAGAAGCTGAGCGGGAGATGGTTGAGCAGGCAAACGACATCTACCCGGTCTTCCGACCGGCAGCAGTGTACC
Above is a window of Methanogenium organophilum DNA encoding:
- a CDS encoding CheR family methyltransferase, with protein sequence MYGTDLSCFDESILSKSLQTRRTETSSGTVDDYCEYLSEHQEEADTLSRSLQNAHSEFFRNPLTFALLESLVLPSLLMERQGAEKGGIRIWSAGCAAGEEAYSIAILLSERAMASEQPVPYQIFATDISEDELAHAKIGEYDAAKVQNVRLKHLHTYFHSHGDTYTVIPRLRDHIDFSRYDLLDEHSSSPPTSIYGNFDLIICANLLFYYRPEVRQYILNKLHRSLVPGGYLVTGEAEREMVEQANDIYPVFRPAAVYRKSSRTNIKT
- a CDS encoding DUF6508 domain-containing protein encodes the protein MTMPDFCFSDDADAFVRMAYTHGWVNTDFNGPDWVHTAEAEGLRDDPRCMACATPDQLSRLLTVVIRQERFCEGALESAFESGLLTAICHRAAQLESETGECEE